In Nostoc piscinale CENA21, the genomic stretch AGAGTGCAGCACACTTCTAAACCCATATCAGTCACTTCTTTGACCATTTCCAATACTTTTTCAAACTGAGAGTTATCCCGCACTTCTCGCCAAGCAGCACCCATACAAACACGACTGACACCTTTTTGCTTGGCTGTTTGGGCAATATTTACTACTGTTTCTTTGTCCAAAAGTGCTTGTGGTTTTACTTCTGTTTTGTAATGAGAAGACTGAGCGCAGTAGCCACAATCTTCAGGACAACCGCCTGTTTTAATGGAGATCAGTTTACAGACCTGTATTTTTTTTGGGTCATGATATTGGCGATGTACACTAGCAGCTTGATAAACAAGCTCTAGCAATGGCATGTTGTAAATCTGCTGAATTTCAGTTTCCTGCCAATCGTAGCGTATTCCCACCGACATTCAATAAATCCTTCTTGTTGACTGGATTGATTAATATCTGTCTTGTTGCTGGATCTGTTGAAGTACTGCTTTCAATCCCAAGGCCGTAGACATTAGACATCAGCTTATCAAGATTTTGCTTGGATGGCAGATGAATACATCAAGAATAATTAAAGAAGAATTCAGGATTTATACCAATTCACAATTCGCAATTCGCAATGACGCTCGCAGGCTCGCTACCGCTACGCTAACGCAATTAAAAAACTTAGATACAGCAAAGCTTTTAGGGTTTACATCTGTATCAAATTTTTCGTGAAATGGTATTAGCATTCAGAATCAGAATAGGCTCTATAGCTAAAATTGAGACTGTAAATATACTAAGAACATAAAACCCCGACTTTTTTTAAAAGTCGGGGTTATGGAATCTGGAAATTTGAATTGTTCGAGTTAGCTATAAGGTGAAGCTATCTAATATCTAGAGCCAGAACGTACTTCATTAGGATCGCGGTATGCTGTGGGTTCTTGGCGCTTACGTGCTAAACCCGCTAAACCTGCTAGACCAAGTAAACCTAACCAACCCCAATTGGAATTGCGATCGCCCCTCACATCGCTAGTTCCTTGGTAAGATGTAGTACCTGTATTGTTGGTTGTTCCTGTGTCTGTTCCTGTAGTGCCGGAACCTGTACCATAAGTACCCGTAGTGCCTGAGCCTGAGCCAGTTCCAGTGGTTCCAGTACCTGTACCATAAGTGCCTGTAGTGCCTGAGCCAGTTCCAGTGGTTCCAGTACCTGTACCATAAGTGCCTGTAGTGCCTGAGCCAGTTCCGGTGGTTCCAGTGCCTGTACCATAAGTGCCTGTAGTGCCTGTACCGTCAGTACCTGTAGTACCTGAGCCAGTTCCAGTGGTTCCAGTGCCTGTACCATAAGTACCCGTAGTGCCTGAGCCAGTTCCAGTGGTTCCAGTGCCTGTACCATAAGTACCTGTAGTGCCAGCGCCTGTTCCGTCAGTACCTGTAGTACCAGTTCCTGTTGTTCCTGTAGTGCCTGTGCCGGTTCCTGTCGTTCCGGTGCCTGTAGTACCTGTAGTGCCTGTACTGGTTCCAGTTCCGCTACTTCCTGCACTACCTGTACCACTGCCTCCTGTTTGAGCATAAATAGGCGTGGATAGTGAAACTGCACAACTGATAGCGAATAGACTCACTAAAACAGACTTGGACAAATTAAGAGATTTCATGCGTTTAATTCCTTGTTGTCTCGAAATATTCTTGCTTGTTAACTTTCTCAACTCCTAGGCTAGGTATTGCTTAATTTTACGAATCTAAACTGATGCTAAATATGTAAAAATCAAACTTATTTTCATCAGCTACAAACTAGTTTTATCCCTAGGTATAAAGTACGTTAAAACCATTTATTTGCTTTTTCAGTCATACAAATCCAACTATCAAAACTTGAGTAATAAACATTATTTTGTTACTTTTCCAAAGCATCAATTATTTATGAGCATTTTGTTATTGGCTTACACAAAAAAAATGTCAAACTATAGAATGCTTTGGAATAATTAAATTGTTGCAAACAGGTAAGTACGTAACCTCTTTCCTAAGATATAAGTTGAAATGAGTAAAATAACAGCAAAATGGAGGATTAAATTTTTAATCCTCCACCTCAAATTGACTAATTAATTTATTCAAAGGGTTGAATTTATTAACAATAATTTGGTTAGTTAGCTAAGTTCAGCTATTCGTACTGAGCAATTATCTGTAATTCTTCTTTGATAGATAAAGGTTGATATCCTAAACTGAAAGCTTTAGAACTATCTAAAGAAACATCTGCTGGTCTGGGTGCAGACATTTTTACATCTTGTTGTTGGCAGCTTTTGATGCCCGTAGACGGTAGTTTTAATACTTCTACTAATAACTTCCCAAAGTCATAACGTGAAATTCGCTCTTTACCTCCTAGGTGAATGATGCCATTCACTTTTTGTACAGCTAACAATAGCCCTTTAGC encodes the following:
- a CDS encoding WGxxGxxG-CTERM domain-containing protein; this translates as MKSLNLSKSVLVSLFAISCAVSLSTPIYAQTGGSGTGSAGSSGTGTSTGTTGTTGTGTTGTGTGTTGTTGTGTTGTDGTGAGTTGTYGTGTGTTGTGSGTTGTYGTGTGTTGTGSGTTGTDGTGTTGTYGTGTGTTGTGSGTTGTYGTGTGTTGTGSGTTGTYGTGTGTTGTGSGSGTTGTYGTGSGTTGTDTGTTNNTGTTSYQGTSDVRGDRNSNWGWLGLLGLAGLAGLARKRQEPTAYRDPNEVRSGSRY